Part of the Salminus brasiliensis chromosome 2, fSalBra1.hap2, whole genome shotgun sequence genome, ATTATTTGCATGCCTCAGTATATAAACACAATCCCaacaaaaaggcagagtatAATAACCAGGCAGTGCTCTCACTCTCATAGTGCTGTAGACAGAGGTGAGCTGGAGAGCCAGGAGTGGTGTAGTCGATAGGTCTGCGTCCCAGGTTATCAGTGACATTAATGTTTCCCCCAAACTCCACCAGAAGCTCGATGAGGTCCGGCTGGCCCACTTTTGCAGCATGATGGAGAGCAGTCTCATGGAATTTTATGGCATTCACCCTGGCACCTTTAAAATAATtcctttttcttattttcagaaacaATTTGTAGATAATTTCAAAGCAGGTGAGACTTTTTTTAGATGAATTTATAACATATTGTTGAATGATCTTCAGTGAAAATTGCACGGAATCAGTACTGAATCTTTCGTTTCTTGCTCACCTGCATTGAGCAGCAGTAGAGCACAGTCCACATGTGCCTTAGCACAGGCCGCATGCAGCGGCGTCCCGAAGTAAATGTCAAACGCCTCCAGCAGTGCTCCCTTTGATATTATTAACTTCACACACTCTGGATTACCTGCACCAAAATGCGGAGTGATTCCAAAGAACTGAAGATCCAAAATAAAGTCAACATTAATTCATATCCTAACACATCTTCCCTCCATGACTTATTTCCAGACTGCTAGTCAAGTGGTGGACTGAATGGGAGTGGGAAAGTTCAGGTGATGTAATGGGGACACAACCCCCAGGTTTAAACAGTACTGTGAGGCTGTGGTCATATTTCTGCACCCCAAAATGAACATGCTATTATTGGTCTATAACAGACGAATAGCCATCCAGCATACAGATTAGCTTGTGTTTGCTCATGGATTTCCTCATGGGTTGCACATTGGAGTTAAAAGCATGCACGCTCACCTCGGATGCAGGCCTCGTGGAGTGGGGAGGCAGTGAGGGCAGTTAGGGTGGGGTTGACCGAAGCACCATGATCCAGAAGCAgtctcacacactccacactgccCGCCGCACACGCATAGCACAGAGGGGTGCTGCCATGGACGTTCCTCACGTCCACCTTAAAAGCATGAGAGGTGAAGCGTGTGGTCTAAAATCATGCCTAGGTCAGATCATTCCTACACTGTAAACCCAGTTGTAAAGTCAAGTAAATGAAGTCTCTGTTGTTCTCATACATAATATATTTGTGGTCATTTTACACATTCAATTGCTTTGAGTAAGTTGAATAAACTAGCAATAATTGATTGTAGTATGTTGCCATTGGCAACTGCATAATGATTGGCCCATGTAAAAACTGCACTAATGTTGGATTTACTCATTTCTGAGCAGGTTCCATGTAACTGAGGCAGCATAATATACACTGACCTGTAGGGCTTGTTTGTGCAATGCAACTTCTGGGTAACACTTACAActctcccattggctcctggaaCCATAGGATTTGCATACAGGGTGGGCCATCCAGTCATGAACATTCACCGTCAGTGTGTTGTCATGTTCCCGGGGCTACATTATCTTGGGCCTACAGGTATTGTGTATGCAGAGATTGATTGTTTGAAGTTCTTGTTGATGCCTGCTAATGTTTCTGATGTTTCTCTAATGGTATGGTTGGCTGGCTTGCATCTGTGTTGAAAGTTGTAAGAACAGTTTGGCACTTTTCTGTGTGGGACCTAGTGAAGCAAATGCGCTTAGTTGTATTTCCAATACATTAAGGTATGtactacagaaaaaaaaatggggaATATATATGGAATATAATCTTTTTATGTAATTGTACTGctattttaaacaatattacagtttttatctattttatctatctatatattttttatagtatattacagtatttgtcttctttatttcaATACAATTTAATTTATGTAAAGTTACAATTAACTGAAATTACACATGCAGATATACGTTGATTTTAGGGAAGATtgaatttattttgtatttatgtgtacactgtgaaaacgctcaaaaaacAGCAATGGCAgccaaataaaatgtaaaattcaaggCAAATATTCAAATAGAAATTAATGGAGTAATGATATGTTTACATAAATTTTCATTGAAGTTTCTGCAGAGAAGCTCTGCTATTGTACTGATTTTTTTCTGAATTGTTATGCTCAAACGCCTTCAGAAAAGTGACATCACTAAAAGTTATGCACCAAACAAATACATCTTTTCCATTGGCTCCTGGGACCGTCTATGTACATACAGGGAGTGTCCGCCAGCCACTGACACTCACCGTCAATGTGTTGTTGTTTCCTCAGGGCTACCTCCTCTTATCTCCTCTTATATTATACTGCCTGTGTGATTTTTGTGGTAGTTGATTGCTTGTTGTTTGTATTGTAGTTTTTCAGAGTTGCTAGTTTTTTGGTTTTCTGTGGTGGCATAAGTTCTTTTGGGAGACTGAAGCAAATCAAGCAGGgaattctgtaaatatatttaatttttgaGTTATTGAGTACTTGCAATTAATGAGTTTTCGTGAAATAAAAATGCTCCCAAAATGCAGGATAGGTCCAGCTCACAAATGCCATGATTTGCAAAATAATATGCCAACGACAAGAAATTAGTTCCATTTAATCATTTCTCCCATATTaatgtttctcaacaagtccagtaactgagtcagcaGTACTGtttcagtaatatacagtgAATTTGTTTGTGGAGTACAACTCACATCTTTCCCATTGGTTCCTGGCCTCACCAATTTTCATACTGGGCGTGTCTTTCccccttcactcaccatcagtgtgtagcCATTCTCCCCAAACTACCATCCCCTATGTGTGGCTTTGTACTCTGTGGTGTAGTTGTGTGACCTTAATGCTGAAGGCTACAAGAGCAAGTTATCATCTTTTCCGTTGTTCAGGTGGTGTCAGGTAGTCTTATGGAGGGCATTAAGGCTAGGCTTTATAAATTCTTTATAGGGGTGATGTTTCATGGCAAATTAATTAAATAGAGTCGTTTCTGAAATCCAACACTGGAAACAGTAATGCAGTTGCAATACTTTTTTTCTACTAGGGTATTTTAAttcagtcattattttaagcacATATCTTTGTGTAAAGAATGCCATGAATGCACTAAATACCCCACTGCATTGCTGACTATCACGCTGGAGTTCCCAGTTTATATGTAAAACTTTGTTTACAGTTTCGTGCTTCATTATACAATGGTGTCAAAATAATGTTGATCGTGTCAATGTGTCAGCAAATTTGGCATTATGGTGATATCTTACTACAAGAAACTGTTAAAACATGcttgttttttattgtatttcctAGCATTGAGTTCCTGATTACTGCACACAGGCTCAAGTAGAATCAAGATGAAATTATTACAACTTTTAGCTTATTATACTTTCATTTTACAAAAATAGCACAAAGGTGTAGCTTTGAGTTAAGCGTACCTAACTGctaaaactgaactactttAAATATCGTTAGGTAGACTTTATACATACTACTGCATATGTATTTAAATCCATATTTTACATACtgacagaaaaaataaacatcagctgTCATTACTTAGTATATTCAGCCAATATGAAGCCACACTTAGCAGCACAGAGAGTAATAATTTACTCTTACAACCTTCAGCATTAGGACCAGACAGCACTAATCATAGagaacaaattaacacagaggGGGAAAACAGTCAGATGGATTCACTACACTCTGGTGGTGAATGAAAGGGGGGAAGACacacccaatatgcaaataggtggtgcaAGGAGCCAATGGGAGAGTTGTGAGTTGTACTtaaataggttgtattccacacaccgacccactgtatattactgacCCAGCATTAATATGAGAGAAATGATTAAACCCAACACCAGCGcagtttattttgtgtgtgataTTTTAAAGCTTACATGGGCCAATCACTGCTCATCTATCAATAATAAactaaatcactgtactcaaaAAGCCGGAAACTGTTTATATTTATCATTTACTGATCAGGGCAACACTTAGTTAATAGAAGACCATATTGAGTAGCAAAAAAATATTAGTAACCTGCCTTTAAGCCTGAGGCTAAGCAGCCAccaaactacacacactacaactGAACACATATGGGACGTCTGTCTGGGTAGAATGactacacactgatggtgagtgaaggggAAAAGTCACACCCactatgcaaataggtggtgccaggagccaatgggaaaaaTGGGTTAGGCACAGCTGCCTCAGTTTCTGGACTCATTGAGGAACATGAGATAAATAAGTCAATTCAACAGCAGTGCAGTTTTTGGGGGTGCTGTTTTTAAGCTCACATTGGGCAATCACTATATTTACCAATGGCAACCAAATAAAAACAAGTATTATAGGTTTACTCAGTCTAAAGACACAAAACTCTGTTGAGTAATATGTGGGATATGTCCAGTTTTATAGGAACAACAGACCTCATTAATTTGTGTAAAAACAACTTTTGGGGTCACAGTATACGTACATCATTTTATGTGTATTAGTATTTAGTAAGTAttctaaatttaattaaaattatttttaatccATTAATTCacagtaatatatttataaacatttaatttttaaaagtgATATTAAAGTTTATTTGCATTTAATAAAAGCataaaatgaatgtatttttagCATATTTTAAATTAGTACATAAATTTACTAGTGCATTTACAACATACTTGACAAGACATTGGACTGGGTTACCCACTGCTAATAATACACCACTAAAGGCTCATACACATCTTAGCTAATACCTCTCTAATAACCACTTACAGCATTAATGCCATTTTAAATATCTTCTCAGTAGTATATTACAAATCTCACAAGACCGATTTGACGGATTGTGGTTCAGGTCTGGTACCAGTCTCTGAGTAGTGCTTAGAGACCAGCAGCCAGGTGATGGTGACTGCGACAGTGTTTGAGCTGTTGGATGGTGGGTGGGCAGGTGTGAGGTCACTTAGGTCACATCAGTAGGGAGGGAACTCAGTTGTTATGTTGAGTTATCCTGGGTTTAATGGATTTTAACAAGCCTGGGGGTCCACAAGCTAGTTAAAGAGCCTCTGGTGATCATCACTGCATTTGAATATTATAAAGTTATATTTTTACACGGTCATTAAGTGCAGCTGTATAGTATGAGTGAAATAACCATGACATCTTAGAGCGATGTGCGTGATGTGGCTCTCTGCGGCCTGCGTGAGAAGCAGAGGGAGAAGGCGGAAGGAAAAGTAGTTCCCATTTTCAACATTTACTCGCTACATTCGACATTTACTGATTTTTCTTGAGCATCAAGTTCACATAAAATACCGACTGACTTGATATTAATGATTAACTACTTAAATAATACTTTAACGTGATGGTCTGAGATGATTCTGAGAGAGAATGTCAGGTCTGGAAGTTTCGACACTTCAGTATCCGTCCGCCCTGACTTCACCTGCGCTCCGGCGTTCAGCAGCAAGCGCACACACTGCGGGTGGGCCTGGATGCAGGCGTCGTGTAGAGGGGTGATGTTGTCCACCGTCACTGTGTTCACTAAGGCCCCTCCATCCAGGAGCTGTCTGAGCTGCAGAACCCGTCCTAAAGAAGCGGCTTCGTGCACAGGAGTCCGGTCCGCCCAGAAGCCTGCGGCACAGTCACGCCGCGTGAGCCTCAGCCTCAGagataaacacaacactacCCTGACTGAGTTCACATTTACAGAGGGACAGAAACACCTCGGGAACACTGACCGTCCACAACCTTTCCCCCAATGTGTCCCCGCTCACTGACTAACTTACATAAAAGGCTAAATGGAGTCTAAATTAACTTTAGCATATCTTTAGCTCGACTCACCGATATCTCCATAAAATGTCTGCCTGGCCGCAGTTAAATCCATGCTTGGGTCAGTGCAGCATTACCACATGGACGATGGACGTTTGTCTGTTTATGTGCGCTTGCTGCAACTCACTTTATTTTTAGATGAAGATTCACATGATCCCTGAAACAAGCGTTTGCCCGCAGGAattctgggaaatgtagtttatTTACAGTAGCATCCCGTAAGAGCACTTAATACattatacataatacataacctagttttctttttttaatggtcaTTATTTTTAGATAGGTGTGTATTgataattgctttttttttctattttccaCCAACCAAGCCTGTTATATAATTTGCTAAACAAAACAATCCAATAATCAAAAGGTTCTACAGCCAAAGTTAACCATTACTAGCCATCTTTAAATTATTTGTGTAGATATGATAGTTTCAAAACAGGAATGGACCGGACAAGTGTCCAGTTTTCTTCTCTGGTGTGGTGGGAAGATCTTCATctggttcacagactgaagCTCTGTGTCTTGAAGAGAGGCATTCAGGTAAAGTATGGGAGCACTGTGTGTATCTGAGTATCCATGACTTCTGTATTTGGCAGCATCACACTGGATAAATCTTTTGGGTTCTAGCCTATACAAACTGtctaaaaatatgttttttgagTAAGCAGCATTGTAAGTTGCATTGGATGGGAGTGTCCTCTTACCCCAAGCCATGTTTAGAGCCCCAACCACATTACTAATGCACAAACAGATGTATCACAATAGAGCTTTGTCCACTGTCAGTAGATacaaaaagataaataaacataaaataaaatgattcaaTGTCAACCATTTTTAAAGCGTTCTcaggtcaatgtaaaattaatatAAGCCCAAGCACACTAGTGGTGGCCAGCAGTGTTCGTTCTAAAATTCGTAAGGCGAGATCCAGTGACCGGTTAAACTGGGTTTTAGGAAGTGGGCACCTCACTTCCCTGAGCTCCCTCAATGTAGGAACAAGATTGTTCAGTGTTGTCTCTGCATTCAGAGCATTTATCTAATAAAAATGTGAGTGATGTGATCAACCCCTCATGTCTTTGCAAAGGTTAAAGGGGTAGTcagacattttttatattttttgtattccttatttgctgtttttttcaaACATCACATAATTTTAGGAGTACTGAAGTccattaacattaaatattatagTATGAGCTTCTATGTAAAGACACATAATACAGCTTCCTCACTGGTAACTGCTGCATGTGTTTCTAGCTATGGAACAGAAAGCTTTAGGTTAGGAAAATAACTACATAATTATATAGTAGTTATaaaatataactatataactacattatatagtttatagttttacatacatatatagttTACATTTTTAGTCTTTTAGTTAATTatgattcataatcataattaacataattaacCATTTAGGCAAAAAAAGGACTAAAAACGGAAGCATGTCTGATAAAATGAGCAGAACAAAAGGAAGGAGCCCATCCAGTTCATATACAGAAAGCACAGCTTATAGAATGTAGATCTTCTGGTCTGGAAGTGTGCCTGAGCAGTAAAATCATCAAGCTGTGATGGACACCAGGCATCCAGAAGAAGTAAAGCGGGAGGAGCCTGAGCTTTATAGTCAAGGGTGTAGGTGGAcgggtgtgtgtagtggtaaTCCGTTTTGTTCTATTAAACTTCTCTTTAAGACTGTAATAAGACTGGTTCTCATTTCCATCAGTGCCATCAAATGCAGCCTTTTGTGGAACCACCATTCAGAAAGAAAGCTCAAACAACAATTTTCACAAGTTAACGTTTTACTTCGCAGTACAGAAATCATTTGAGCCCCATTTTGCTCAGCACAGTTCTTCGTTGTTTAAAACACTGATGACATTTTGCACAGGGCCCCCGTCATGTCAATACTGCAGTAGACATTTGGTCCTTTCTAACGCAACAGAGATACAAAGCAGAACTAGGCCACTTTTCTCATCTGCTTTTAAGAGCTCCTCTCTCTGCAACCAAACCCAGCCAGAGACAGTTCCTCTAAAGCACAGTGTTCAAAGCAGCTCTCACAGACTTATACGGTTAAGTAGCTTTCCCGTTGACGTGTGCCGACCTCTGACCAAATGGCCTGGGAATCAGGCACTGCCCCTCACAACAGAGATGTAAAGGCAATAGCTGGAAAAGCCCCAAGCTCCCTGTCCTATCAATTTACAGCCGCAACAATTTACAGCTAAAAGGTCAGTTATGTCAAATTAATGCAGTTTCCTCATTCGTATTTAGCAAAAAGGTGTATATAATCGGAGGCTGGATGAGCATTACTTGAAGGAAGAAGGAagattatatacattttgtgtGCTTGATACTTCCCTTACATTTGCAAAGCAGGGTTAGGACATACATTGCTAGCTACAGTTCAGTAACTAGTTAAAGCACCAATCTGTAGGAAAACACGATGCAGCAATTCCTTTTCATCAAAGTTGGTGTGAGTGTGGCTTAAAATCATTTGAGGATTTCTCCTGCAAAATTCTTACAGCTTTGTCAGCTCAATAATTTTACAGTTTCGCTCTCCTAGACACATCTGCTTGAGAGGCCTTTATTCTTTATTTGAGTTTTTGcacataattataaaaaaatacttCTGCTTCTTTTTTAAAGTACTGCCTGTTACCTGTG contains:
- the asb13a.1 gene encoding ankyrin repeat and SOCS box protein 13a.1 → MDLTAARQTFYGDIGFWADRTPVHEAASLGRVLQLRQLLDGGALVNTVTVDNITPLHDACIQAHPQCVRLLLNAGAQVDVRNVHGSTPLCYACAAGSVECVRLLLDHGASVNPTLTALTASPLHEACIRGNPECVKLIISKGALLEAFDIYFGTPLHAACAKAHVDCALLLLNAGARVNAIKFHETALHHAAKVGQPDLIELLVEFGGNINVTDNLGRRPIDYTTPGSPAHLCLQHYESTPLSLQQLSRIALRTVLGTRALQALTKLDVSQRIISYLCYK